In Dromaius novaehollandiae isolate bDroNov1 chromosome 2, bDroNov1.hap1, whole genome shotgun sequence, one DNA window encodes the following:
- the TSPAN13 gene encoding tetraspanin-13, protein MVCGGFACSKNCLCALNLLYTLVSLLLIGIAAWGIGFGLISSFRVVGVAIAVGIFLFLIALVGLIGAVKHHQVLLFFYMIILLLIFIVQFSVSCACLALNKEQQSQLLEVGWNNTNSARTDIERNLNCCGFRTFDPNETCLSDCFRSHQCRPCLLVIEEYSGMVLRFVGGIGLFFSFTEILGVWLTYRYRNQKDPRANPSAFL, encoded by the exons ctgGTAAGCCTGCTGCTGATTGGAATTGCAGCATGGGGTATTGGCTTTGGCCTCATCTCTAGTTTCAGAGTTGTTGGAGTAGCAATTGCAGTAGgaatttttctcttcctaatCGCCTTAGTTGGACTGATTGGTGCGGTGAAACATCATCAAGTATTGCTATTCTTT TACATGATTATTCTTTTGCTCATCTTTATTGTACAGTTTTCTGTCTCCTGTGCCTGTCTGGCACTAAACAAGGAACAGCAG AGTCAACTTCTAGAGGTTGGATGGAATAACACAAACAGTGCAAGAACAGATATTGAGAGAAATCTGAATTGTTGTGGATTCAGAACCTTTGATCCAAATGAAACCTGCTTGTCT GATTGCTTTAGAAGTCACCAGTGTCGACCATGTTTACTGGTAATAGAAGAATATTCTGGAATGGTGCTGAGATTTGTTGGAGGCATAGGACTCTTCTTCAGTTTCACAGAG attttgGGAGTCTGGCTGACCTACAGATACAGGAACCAAAAGGATCCCCGTGCAAATCCTAGTGCATTTCTTTGA